The Neoasaia chiangmaiensis sequence CCCGAGGATCGCGATCGCCGACAGCGCCAGAAAGGCAACCGGCGCACCGAAAGTCTGCATTGTCGCCCCGCCGATGAGGTTGCTGAGTGCGCTGCCACCCGCGATGGTCAGCGCAACGCAGGCCAGCGTGATATTGAAGCGCCCCGTTCCCCTCGTCAGGTCGGCGGCCATGACCGTGCTGACGACCGACAACGCCCCCGTCGCCAGACCGTCCAGCGTCTGAATCCCCATGATCGTCGCGGCGTTGATCTCGCCATCCGTCGCCCAGGCAAACAGCACACCACGCAACGGCACTGCCAGCAACGCCACGATCAGCACCGCCTTACGGCCCCAACCTTGCGCCAGGGCACGACCGACCGCCCAGGCCACCAGTGCCATTGCCGTCTGCGCACCAAGAATACATGCCGTCAGAAGCCACGTCTCTGTCCCGGGATGTGTCACCGCCAACTGGCGGCTTGCCAGCGAGAGCATCGCGCCGTTGCCGCATTGGAACAGCAGCACAGCGCCAAGGAACATCAAAATCGCCGGTCGCGTGAGAAGCTGTCCCATCGGCAGGCGGCGCTCACCCGCTTCGCCCCCGCTGGCCATGTCATGATCGATCTCCTGCGGCCGGATCGCGGAACTGGCCAGCGCACTGCCCACAGCCGCGACGCAGGTCATGTAGAATATCCATCGCAGGCCGAGCTTCTGCCCGCACACACCCGCGACGATCGCCGTCAGCACCGATCCTGTATGATTGAGCATCTCGTTGCGGCTGGTCCGTCCCGCCATGGCGCGCGGTCCGACCAACCCAAGGGTGATCGCGGCAATGGACGGCGCCAGAACGGAGGAGGCCGCCCCCAGGGCACCCTGCGCCAGAATGACAGGCATGAAGGTCGGCCAGAATGCCGTCACCAGACAGGCCATGCCGATCAGAATGCCGCTCCCGATCACTAATGCACGTTTGTGCCGCGTATGATCCACAAGCCAGCCCGCCGGCAACTGGCAGATGGCGGCTGCCCCGGCACTGGCCGCCAGTGCCGTCCCCATCCAGCCGGCCGACCATCCCTGGGCGGTCAGGAAAATCGTCAGATACGGGCCGACACCACTCTGGATGTCGGCGGAAAGCAGGTTGATCCAGTCCAGCCCTCGACGGCTCGACGTCGAAGGCGAACGTTCTTCAGACGGCATACAGTTCTCTCGATCGTGACCGACTGACAAGCCGGTCCATCGTCGTCCAACGCAGGGGCGCGCGCCAACGTTCCGAGAGCGGATCGCCCTTACCTGTTGGAGAACGCGAAAACCGTCGTGTAGTCGAAGCTCTGCCCCGGCCTCAACTCGGTGGTGGGGAACGCGGGATGATTGGGGCTGTCGGGGTAATGCTCGGCCTCGAAGGCAATCGCATCGGTCTGCCGATAGGCGCGACCGGAAATACCGGCATAGCCGCCGTCAAGAGAATTCGCCGTATAGACCTGAAGTCCCGGTTGCGAGGTGCTGATATCCATCGAGCGACCCGAACGGGGATCGTAGATATGCGCCGCCGGGCGCGGCTTGCCGCCGGACGGGCCGTTCAGCACCCAGTTCTGATCGTAGCCACGCGCATACATCATCTGGGGGAAATTGCTGCGCAGCCTGTCGTTAATCATCGTCGGCTTCGTGAAGTCGAGTGGCGTTCCCGCGACCGGCGCGATCTCGCCCGTGGGAATGGAGGTCGAATCCGTCGGCGTGTAGTGATCGGCGTTGATCTGCAGGATCTCCTCGGCGATCGAACCCGAGCCCTCGCCGTTGAGATTCCAGTAGCTGTGATTGGTGAGATTCAGCACCGTCGGCGCATCCGTCGTCGCATGATAATGTAGCGACAGCGCATCGTTATCGTTGAGCGCGTAGGTCACACGCGTCGTCAACGTGCCGGGAAAGCCCTGATCGCCATCCGGCGACACGAGCGTCAGCGTCGCCGTGGCATCATGCGCGCCCGAGCGTACGCCGGAAAGCTTCCACACCTTCTTGTCGAAGCCCTGCTTGCCGCCATGCAGCGCGTTCGGCGGGGCCGTCACCGCCACATGGTAGGATTTGCCGTCCACCGTG is a genomic window containing:
- a CDS encoding aldose epimerase family protein encodes the protein MFFRTQARRLGGIAIAAAIVSGTMASAEAAPHVAVQPWGSTPDGQNVQLVTMTNDHGVVVRFITYGGIIQSVETPDRSGHVQDIVLGFGDLKGYTVDSAKGGLFFGAMIGRYANRLAGGNFTVDGKSYHVAVTAPPNALHGGKQGFDKKVWKLSGVRSGAHDATATLTLVSPDGDQGFPGTLTTRVTYALNDNDALSLHYHATTDAPTVLNLTNHSYWNLNGEGSGSIAEEILQINADHYTPTDSTSIPTGEIAPVAGTPLDFTKPTMINDRLRSNFPQMMYARGYDQNWVLNGPSGGKPRPAAHIYDPRSGRSMDISTSQPGLQVYTANSLDGGYAGISGRAYRQTDAIAFEAEHYPDSPNHPAFPTTELRPGQSFDYTTVFAFSNR
- a CDS encoding MFS transporter, translating into MPSEERSPSTSSRRGLDWINLLSADIQSGVGPYLTIFLTAQGWSAGWMGTALAASAGAAAICQLPAGWLVDHTRHKRALVIGSGILIGMACLVTAFWPTFMPVILAQGALGAASSVLAPSIAAITLGLVGPRAMAGRTSRNEMLNHTGSVLTAIVAGVCGQKLGLRWIFYMTCVAAVGSALASSAIRPQEIDHDMASGGEAGERRLPMGQLLTRPAILMFLGAVLLFQCGNGAMLSLASRQLAVTHPGTETWLLTACILGAQTAMALVAWAVGRALAQGWGRKAVLIVALLAVPLRGVLFAWATDGEINAATIMGIQTLDGLATGALSVVSTVMAADLTRGTGRFNITLACVALTIAGGSALSNLIGGATMQTFGAPVAFLALSAIAILGLFFALGMPETRPDDGDQDSMDSARQAA